The genomic region GTAGAAAGAGACTGTAATTTCCACCAACAAATCACCAAAACAGAACTGCTCAAGCACCATCAGTTAGAGTCCAACATCACCATACAAAAACTCATGCTgaatgaattttctttcatccGTAACAGCTTCAGATTCAAACGAGAATTCTAAAATCAGACCTAAACAATCAATGAATAAAATCCAATTCGATATTCCAACCAGCCATCAGATCCAagatttaaaacaaattaccaACAAATACACCCTattcagaaaaaagaaaagaaaaggaagagagAAATCAATCATCTTCACACGAATACGCACATGATGAAGACCTTGCAAGGGCAGTTTTTGATTACAATATAGCCATTCTTGCGAATGGTACCAGCTTGCTGGGGGGAAGTTTTGGAGGCTCCAGGGTCGGCCTTCGACTCAAAGTGGTACTCCTCGTCCGACACATCTCACAGATAACACATTCACATGTTCactgtgtgtgtttgtgtgtctgtctttgtatttttactGGAATCACTACACACTCAGCAATAGGCACATGCATTtctagcttttttttttttttggtcaaatcCGCACAGATCGCCTTCAACTGTAAAATCAAAAGTTCACATACAAAATTGACATGTGAggttaaacaaattttctatacAATCTTGCCTTCTTTTGTATATACATTTTGctcatttcttttgtttcaggGTTTTAGAgacaccatatatatataaatcttttctACAGTGCAAGAGCTTTCTTCAAAAGATTAAATGCAGCAAAGACAAGCACCATCACGACGATCTTTTTGGACGCCAACATCCTGAGATTTATCCTCAAACCATTTGTTCTCATAAACTGAACTCCAGCCTCAACCAACCACATAATCCAAGAAAGAAGTGAATAGAAAACCACTTTCAGGGTCTCCATTGGCCCATACACACTTCTCATGCCACCCTGCACTTCCACGTACGACCAACCAGTGCCTCTTTCGCTGTTCTCAACCCGGTTTAGCCCAAGCTTCTCATTCAGCCGACCTGATATATTGACTAGCAACGAGGCCAACCATGCAATCTCATCACCGGAAACAGGCCTCTTCATCCAGTCGCCCTTGTATTTGATCTCAGCTCCTATTTGGTTGCCGAAACTCCTAGGCTTGAATATATCGTCCCGTGATTGCTGGCAATGTCTTGACTGTGTTGTTCCAGGTGAGGGTTTAGCAATAGGACCACCAAACAGTTGGCTTAGCTGGGCTTTCAGAGAGTCCAGACACTGGAGATTTTGGGCAAGATTGTTCCCAGAGATCGATTGCAGCTCAGACTCTGCGCGTAACAAGAAGAGCTGAAGCAATTGCTGACCACCATCTTCACCGTCAGCAAAAAGACGTAAATCTTTGTTCCAGTTCTCGTGCAAAAAGGATCCATCTGCATCACTCTCACATAGGCCATCCTCCCAATCTTGTAATTGTTCACGGATTGTTGGAACATATCTGTTCAATGAACTAAGCATCGACTTTGAGGATTCAGCAGCTTTTGAATGGAAAACACTGTCAACATTCTTTATGAGATCCATGAGCTCAGGAGACGAAGTTAATATGTTTATTACCTTGGAAACCATCTGAACTATTACTTCTGCATCTGTATGGAGGAACTTGTGTGCAAATCCAATAAAATGCATAACCAAGGAGCTGTAAAATAGGTAGTTGTCCAAAATAAATCCCTGCCACATGGATGCATATCCAAGAGATGATGATTTAGTGACACTGTTTGCTGAACTTCCAGTTGGCAGCCCCAAGGTTTCATTAAGATCAGCAAACTCTTCAAAACTAATTGACCAAGGTTCCATATAATTGACCCAGACGGAAAATGCTTGCGATGCAACAGTCTTTATGGAAGTCTCCACTggacaaaacaaaaatgttctcaaaataaaTCTGTACAATGGCCTCTGAATCAGCAAGTTCCAAGATCCAATAGAGCGTATATTAAGAGGAGCATCCCTCGACTTGACAACATCAAATGAACCTGGAACTCTCCATCCGGGAGAGCCATCATATTCAATATGATTGGACCCTCTAGTAGCTGCCAGTGAACTCAAATTCAGATACTTTACAAAAACAATTATCACATCACCCAATCCTGATGTAGGTGGGGTCTCTCCCAGAACAGACCTAAAAGGGAAAGTTACACCAAATGCCTTGCACAAACCCACAGGCAAGGGTGAAAAATCATTATCAACTAGCCAAAAATGGATCATT from Sesamum indicum cultivar Zhongzhi No. 13 linkage group LG3, S_indicum_v1.0, whole genome shotgun sequence harbors:
- the LOC105157959 gene encoding uncharacterized protein LOC105157959; translated protein: MIPHSYATDTQAKATELAATVAASVSPAQIVSACAAVEAFLRKHTPGQHRWFFSITFPTLICRVFGFDDSSPPSSAPAKRQPSNGWIDVAVSENDSELAGKIFSLLSPNGVLLSSISGIDRLSLVKYVFPTERLPEWVRYMLQNERDCRVLSDLCPLFKNKIKEDSIKGSSYQVQLNVFEYYMFWFAYYPVCRGNSEGSETVKVHRTKKFRLENWSYSIPGLSSAKRETEKKTEGNLFIRLLYVYLRSFVPVEDLDVHQPYRSSLLHYYPGYDSSAIERAEFVINTMIHFWLVDNDFSPLPVGLCKAFGVTFPFRSVLGETPPTSGLGDVIIVFVKYLNLSSLAATRGSNHIEYDGSPGWRVPGSFDVVKSRDAPLNIRSIGSWNLLIQRPLYRFILRTFLFCPVETSIKTVASQAFSVWVNYMEPWSISFEEFADLNETLGLPTGSSANSVTKSSSLGYASMWQGFILDNYLFYSSLVMHFIGFAHKFLHTDAEVIVQMVSKVINILTSSPELMDLIKNVDSVFHSKAAESSKSMLSSLNRYVPTIREQLQDWEDGLCESDADGSFLHENWNKDLRLFADGEDGGQQLLQLFLLRAESELQSISGNNLAQNLQCLDSLKAQLSQLFGGPIAKPSPGTTQSRHCQQSRDDIFKPRSFGNQIGAEIKYKGDWMKRPVSGDEIAWLASLLVNISGRLNEKLGLNRVENSERGTGWSYVEVQGGMRSVYGPMETLKVVFYSLLSWIMWLVEAGVQFMRTNGLRINLRMLASKKIVVMVLVFAAFNLLKKALAL